In Thermospira aquatica, the following proteins share a genomic window:
- a CDS encoding cupin domain-containing protein has translation MWNAGMFLFSLKVILEAFKKHMPALYEAITSQSYQEMIKNYSELESISIDYGVMEKASNILCYTLSVSWNDVGSWDSVYELFTPDENGNATSGDVFCLDTKKSLVLSSKHLTALIGVNDLVVVETEDAILIANRHQTQKVKDMVQLLTSHKRPEVSEHVTVYRPWGSYTVLEEAPRYKIKKIVVNVGAALSLQRHQHRSEHWIVVKGTALVEIDGKEQFVHENESVYVPKSTLHRLSNPGKIPLEMIEVQNGEYLGEDDIERFNDNYGRS, from the coding sequence ATGTGGAATGCAGGGATGTTTTTGTTCTCTCTCAAGGTGATCCTTGAGGCTTTCAAAAAACATATGCCTGCCCTTTATGAGGCCATCACCTCTCAGAGTTATCAGGAAATGATCAAAAATTACAGTGAACTTGAAAGTATCTCAATAGACTACGGTGTGATGGAAAAAGCCTCCAACATCCTTTGTTATACCCTCAGTGTCTCGTGGAATGATGTGGGCTCATGGGATTCTGTGTATGAACTCTTTACCCCCGACGAAAATGGCAATGCCACAAGTGGCGATGTCTTTTGTCTTGATACGAAAAAAAGCCTCGTGCTTTCCAGTAAACACCTCACCGCTCTCATTGGAGTAAACGATCTTGTTGTCGTCGAAACAGAAGATGCCATCCTTATAGCCAACCGTCATCAAACCCAGAAGGTCAAAGACATGGTGCAGCTTTTAACAAGCCACAAAAGACCAGAGGTTTCAGAACATGTAACTGTCTATCGACCATGGGGATCGTACACAGTCCTTGAAGAAGCTCCTCGCTACAAGATAAAAAAAATCGTGGTCAATGTGGGAGCAGCTCTCAGTCTCCAGCGCCACCAGCACCGAAGTGAACACTGGATTGTGGTCAAAGGAACCGCTCTTGTAGAAATTGACGGCAAGGAACAGTTTGTTCATGAAAACGAGAGTGTCTATGTGCCAAAATCCACCCTTCACAGGCTTTCAAATCCAGGGAAAATCCCCCTTGAAATGATAGAGGTCCAGAACGGCGAATACCTGGGTGAAGATGATATTGAACGATTTAATGACAACTACGGGAGATCCTGA
- a CDS encoding peptidylprolyl isomerase: MKRWLIIALTLTTQLLVARETLISIIATVNNNPITLYDVQRYNQFIFENSGGQITNSIQDGLQSWFTLYILRSLAEKDKRYQLAPGEIQDALLPYVKMTNENPQLASLFTRYRDLLEMRVEVNLYIQKLTFFDEEFKRSMYQGIDEQKAKAFYETNKTNFLAPPRVSLMVFAAPYPKNASLTELENLEKSFNAIAKEAAKTTNAPAIIEKYKKSISFTPYSGTSPLTNAQDLFVGGYPEEILGLAIEPTYYKQYLDKGKVFGPQVIQFRKDKKKYLLVMRVLAREESRILSYEEVKNYIYTILQNQQVEKAIDEWCASQIKNRKVIVEIKDKNYQGALDAYLRR, from the coding sequence ATGAAACGATGGCTCATTATCGCTCTTACACTCACAACCCAGCTACTTGTTGCAAGAGAAACGCTTATTTCTATTATAGCTACAGTTAATAATAATCCCATCACTCTGTATGATGTGCAACGCTACAATCAATTCATTTTTGAAAACTCGGGAGGACAAATCACCAATAGCATTCAGGATGGTCTCCAGAGCTGGTTTACGCTCTATATCCTCCGATCCCTTGCAGAAAAAGATAAACGTTACCAACTCGCACCTGGCGAAATACAGGATGCCCTTCTCCCGTACGTCAAGATGACCAACGAGAACCCTCAGCTTGCCTCACTTTTTACCCGTTATCGAGATCTCCTCGAGATGCGCGTAGAGGTCAATCTTTATATTCAAAAGTTGACTTTCTTTGATGAAGAATTCAAACGAAGTATGTACCAGGGAATCGACGAACAAAAGGCAAAAGCCTTTTATGAAACCAACAAAACAAATTTTCTCGCTCCCCCAAGAGTGAGTCTAATGGTTTTCGCCGCCCCCTACCCGAAAAATGCCTCTCTCACCGAACTCGAAAACCTTGAAAAAAGTTTCAATGCCATAGCTAAAGAAGCTGCAAAAACCACCAACGCTCCTGCCATTATTGAAAAATACAAAAAATCTATTTCCTTTACCCCTTACTCTGGAACATCTCCCCTCACCAATGCTCAGGATCTTTTCGTGGGAGGATATCCGGAAGAGATTCTTGGTCTTGCAATTGAGCCCACCTACTACAAGCAATACCTTGACAAAGGAAAAGTTTTCGGTCCACAGGTTATTCAGTTTCGAAAAGACAAGAAAAAATACCTCCTTGTCATGCGTGTGCTTGCCAGAGAGGAGTCCCGCATCCTTTCCTATGAAGAAGTCAAAAATTATATCTACACTATCCTTCAAAACCAACAGGTTGAAAAAGCTATCGATGAGTGGTGTGCCTCACAGATCAAAAACCGAAAAGTCATCGTTGAGATAAAAGACAAAAATTATCAAGGAGCGCTCGATGCCTATCTACGAAGGTAA
- the glpK gene encoding glycerol kinase GlpK — translation MAEYVGALDQGTTSTRFVVFDREGHIVSVAQKEHRQIYPQPGFVEHDPEEIFSRSVEVMREALEKGGINPQQLKAIGITNQRETTILWDKKTGKPVHNAIVWQDTRTAEICEKLAGDEGIYRFQQKTGLPLATYFSGPKIRWLFDHIPGLFERAKKKEIAFGTIDSWLVYKLTGCHVTDVTNASRTLLFDIRRLCWDEEMCEVLGIPMEILPEVVDSSHPEAYGKLSREILGESIPVTAVLGDQQAALFGQTCYEVGEAKNTYGTGCFLLVNIGEKVVFSTRGILTTVGYRIHGENAVYAMEGSVAIAGALIQWARDKLGLIEKAPQIDELAMKVEDSGGIYIVPAFSGLFAPYWRSDARGVVVGLTHYTNRYHLARAILEATAYQTREIFDAMMEDAHINLKELRVDGGMVVSEPLMQFQSDILGIDVVRPRVTETTALGAAYAAGLAIKYWQDKKELRSHWQIEKRWQPRLDAATREALYRGWKKAVTRTFNWVE, via the coding sequence ATGGCTGAGTATGTTGGCGCTCTTGATCAGGGGACAACCAGTACTCGTTTTGTGGTTTTTGATAGAGAGGGACACATCGTCTCCGTCGCTCAGAAGGAACACCGCCAGATCTATCCTCAGCCAGGGTTTGTGGAACATGATCCTGAGGAGATATTTTCGCGTAGTGTTGAGGTGATGCGGGAAGCTTTAGAAAAAGGAGGAATTAATCCTCAGCAGCTAAAGGCTATTGGCATTACCAATCAGCGGGAGACTACTATTCTCTGGGATAAAAAGACAGGAAAACCGGTCCACAATGCCATTGTATGGCAGGATACCCGTACCGCTGAGATCTGTGAAAAACTTGCAGGGGACGAGGGTATCTATCGTTTTCAGCAAAAAACAGGACTTCCCCTGGCGACGTATTTTTCTGGTCCGAAGATCCGGTGGCTTTTTGATCATATTCCCGGGCTTTTTGAAAGGGCTAAAAAGAAAGAGATAGCCTTTGGGACGATTGACAGCTGGCTTGTGTACAAGCTTACGGGGTGTCATGTCACTGATGTGACAAACGCGAGTCGCACCCTTCTTTTTGATATTAGGAGACTCTGTTGGGATGAAGAGATGTGTGAAGTGTTGGGGATTCCCATGGAGATTCTTCCGGAGGTGGTGGATTCTTCTCATCCTGAGGCTTATGGAAAACTTTCTCGCGAGATCTTAGGAGAGAGTATTCCTGTGACGGCGGTGCTCGGTGATCAACAGGCGGCACTTTTTGGACAGACGTGTTACGAAGTAGGAGAGGCCAAAAATACGTATGGTACGGGATGCTTTCTGCTGGTGAATATTGGCGAAAAGGTGGTTTTTTCCACTCGTGGGATACTCACTACCGTGGGATACCGTATTCACGGAGAAAATGCTGTGTATGCCATGGAGGGTTCGGTGGCTATTGCGGGGGCGCTTATCCAGTGGGCAAGAGATAAACTCGGTCTGATAGAAAAGGCTCCCCAGATCGATGAACTTGCCATGAAGGTAGAGGATAGTGGGGGAATCTACATTGTCCCGGCTTTTTCGGGGCTTTTTGCCCCTTATTGGAGAAGTGATGCCCGTGGGGTGGTGGTAGGGCTTACCCACTATACAAACCGTTACCATCTTGCGAGGGCGATTCTTGAGGCAACAGCCTACCAGACACGAGAGATTTTTGACGCCATGATGGAAGATGCTCACATCAACCTCAAGGAACTCCGTGTCGATGGTGGGATGGTGGTAAGCGAACCACTCATGCAGTTTCAGAGTGATATTCTCGGGATTGATGTGGTTCGTCCCCGTGTCACTGAAACAACAGCTCTGGGAGCAGCGTATGCAGCAGGGCTTGCTATAAAATATTGGCAGGATAAAAAAGAACTTCGTTCTCACTGGCAGATAGAAAAACGCTGGCAACCTCGTCTCGATGCTGCCACGCGAGAAGCTCTCTACCGAGGATGGAAAAAAGCAGTCACACGTACGTTCAACTGGGTGGAATGA
- a CDS encoding transcription antitermination protein NusB, which translates to MENKVFVRTTGKELSFLGLYAYDIGSHPLPEILDMSWLKDLYAYDKEEGWLPNLAPSDRGIFRHAEEILRGVLNELPTLDQEIAPLVKNRPFERILAVDKAILRLGAYLIIFDRTIPSEAIFSLCGEFADLYGEDETPSYIQGILGSLAKKWRTPQKGEG; encoded by the coding sequence ATGGAAAATAAGGTTTTTGTTCGAACAACCGGCAAGGAACTTTCGTTTCTTGGCCTGTATGCCTATGATATAGGTAGTCATCCTCTCCCGGAGATTCTTGATATGTCATGGCTCAAAGACCTCTACGCTTATGACAAAGAAGAAGGCTGGCTTCCCAACCTTGCTCCCTCCGATAGAGGAATCTTTCGCCATGCGGAAGAAATCCTGCGAGGCGTTCTCAACGAACTACCCACCCTTGATCAAGAGATTGCCCCTCTCGTGAAAAACAGACCCTTTGAAAGGATCCTTGCTGTAGACAAAGCCATCCTGAGGCTCGGTGCCTATCTGATTATCTTCGACAGAACCATACCAAGTGAGGCTATTTTTAGCCTATGCGGCGAATTTGCCGATCTCTACGGAGAAGACGAAACCCCTTCTTACATTCAAGGCATTCTGGGAAGCCTCGCCAAAAAGTGGAGAACACCTCAAAAAGGAGAGGGTTAA
- a CDS encoding MazG family protein has protein sequence MEAFQKLLRIIETLRSPEGCPWDREQTIPSMRTAIIEEAYELVEAIDTQDKENLKEEMGDLFFVVCFVAYLAQQENLFTIEEMIESVTSKLIRRHPHVFHEKNTITVENVLQNWEAIKSREKSTPHHPLKSIPKNLPELQRLYKILNKMKRLKVSWKLESLQTISHEISRAAHHDPKNFLKGFLLYAFEQGLDVPAIIRELSHELITHFDKQTS, from the coding sequence ATGGAAGCTTTCCAGAAACTTTTACGCATCATAGAGACCCTTCGTTCTCCCGAAGGTTGTCCCTGGGATAGAGAACAGACTATTCCCTCCATGCGAACCGCCATCATTGAGGAAGCCTACGAACTGGTAGAAGCTATAGACACCCAGGATAAGGAAAACCTCAAAGAAGAAATGGGAGATCTCTTCTTCGTTGTCTGCTTTGTTGCCTATCTTGCCCAGCAAGAAAACCTTTTCACTATAGAAGAGATGATCGAAAGCGTCACTTCCAAACTCATCAGGCGCCACCCGCATGTTTTCCATGAAAAGAACACCATCACAGTTGAAAACGTCCTTCAAAACTGGGAGGCTATCAAATCCCGCGAAAAATCCACGCCCCACCATCCACTCAAGAGTATTCCCAAAAATCTCCCTGAACTCCAAAGACTTTATAAAATCCTCAATAAAATGAAACGACTCAAGGTTTCCTGGAAGCTCGAATCTCTTCAAACCATCAGCCATGAAATCTCCAGGGCTGCTCACCATGATCCCAAAAACTTCCTCAAAGGCTTTCTTCTCTACGCCTTTGAACAGGGTCTCGATGTTCCTGCTATTATCAGAGAATTATCCCACGAACTCATTACTCATTTTGACAAGCAGACCTCCTGA
- a CDS encoding alpha/beta hydrolase, which yields MRILPGFEPFSFQGKGDEGVLLIHGFTGSTTSIREWGEYLAKSGYHVESPRLSGHGTRWQDVNRYRVEDWLLDVEDAYHLLKSRVRTMYVAGLSMGGLLALAMAEEHPEIKAIVLVNHALEFYPHPLLPLVPILRFVLPSVPAISSDIKDPNIREIAYDRTPVNGVYQVRRLQKMVSERLSQITQPLLIFKSREDHVLPVSNVEKTISRVSSSVKEVIWLENSYHVATQDYDKHIIFERSVEFLKRIGGHHG from the coding sequence ATGAGAATTCTTCCAGGTTTTGAACCGTTTTCATTTCAGGGAAAGGGGGATGAAGGGGTTCTTCTTATCCATGGGTTTACAGGGAGCACAACGAGTATTCGAGAGTGGGGGGAGTATCTGGCTAAATCGGGGTATCATGTGGAATCTCCAAGGCTTTCTGGTCATGGAACACGCTGGCAGGATGTCAACCGTTATCGGGTAGAAGACTGGCTTCTCGATGTGGAAGATGCCTATCATCTTCTCAAATCTCGTGTGCGAACCATGTACGTGGCGGGGCTCTCGATGGGGGGACTTTTGGCACTTGCGATGGCTGAGGAGCATCCGGAGATTAAGGCGATCGTCTTGGTGAATCATGCCCTTGAGTTTTACCCTCACCCACTTCTTCCCTTGGTGCCAATCTTGCGCTTTGTTCTTCCCAGTGTGCCGGCGATCTCTTCAGATATCAAGGATCCCAATATTCGTGAAATTGCTTACGACAGGACTCCTGTCAATGGAGTGTACCAGGTTCGCCGATTACAAAAGATGGTAAGTGAGCGCCTCTCTCAGATTACCCAACCTCTTCTTATCTTTAAATCGCGAGAAGACCATGTTCTCCCCGTAAGCAATGTGGAGAAAACCATCTCGCGGGTGAGTTCTTCAGTGAAAGAGGTGATCTGGCTGGAAAATTCCTATCATGTGGCTACCCAGGACTATGATAAACATATCATTTTTGAACGTTCTGTGGAGTTTTTAAAAAGGATAGGAGGACACCATGGCTGA
- the sppA gene encoding signal peptide peptidase SppA — translation MTQKFSFWFTLSLWGISLVIATIALTKGTSSRQLSSSVLTGRIAIVEIFGPIVYESENTTLPGIRQGGVLSWIEELEEAANDPTTAAVVLRINSPGGTIGATQELHAAIKRLREKGKVVVASFGDIAASGGYYIATACHAIVSLPGTLTGSIGVIIQGYQYDELMRKLGIKATVFKSGSNKDILAGYREMTTEEKAILTTLVKNTYEQFLQAIVEGRDISRNELLPLADGRIFTGEQALRVKLVDKLGSFYDAIALAKDMAKLPASAPIYYTSEEKLTLRRLLRRLSFHSPNILPNNLSEFTQTKLWYYSSF, via the coding sequence ATGACACAAAAATTCTCATTCTGGTTTACCCTCAGTCTGTGGGGGATCTCTCTCGTCATTGCTACCATTGCTCTCACAAAAGGCACATCTTCCCGCCAGCTTTCTTCTTCTGTTCTCACTGGAAGAATTGCTATTGTAGAAATATTTGGTCCCATAGTGTATGAGAGTGAAAACACCACCCTGCCAGGCATAAGACAAGGAGGTGTTCTCTCCTGGATAGAAGAACTTGAAGAGGCCGCGAATGATCCCACAACGGCTGCCGTTGTCCTCCGGATCAATTCTCCCGGGGGTACCATAGGAGCTACGCAGGAACTCCATGCCGCCATCAAACGCCTCAGAGAAAAAGGTAAAGTCGTTGTTGCTTCATTTGGCGATATAGCCGCTTCTGGAGGATACTATATTGCCACGGCATGTCATGCTATTGTAAGCCTCCCTGGAACCCTCACCGGAAGTATTGGTGTTATTATTCAAGGATATCAATACGATGAACTGATGCGAAAATTGGGTATCAAAGCCACCGTATTCAAATCGGGCTCCAACAAGGACATCCTTGCAGGATACCGTGAGATGACCACAGAAGAAAAAGCCATCCTCACTACTCTTGTAAAAAACACGTATGAACAGTTCCTTCAAGCCATTGTAGAGGGGAGAGATATCTCTCGTAATGAACTTCTCCCCCTCGCAGACGGAAGAATTTTCACAGGAGAACAGGCCCTGCGCGTAAAACTCGTTGATAAGCTTGGGAGTTTCTACGATGCTATCGCTTTAGCTAAAGACATGGCCAAGCTTCCTGCCAGTGCCCCCATCTACTATACCTCCGAAGAAAAGCTTACCCTGCGCAGACTCTTACGAAGATTATCCTTCCACTCTCCAAACATCTTACCAAACAATCTGTCAGAATTCACGCAAACAAAACTCTGGTATTATAGTTCGTTTTAA
- the ribH gene encoding 6,7-dimethyl-8-ribityllumazine synthase — protein sequence MPIYEGKLTAKGMRLALVVGKFNSFIGDKLVSGALNAFEQLEGDPNAVDIYKVPGSYEIPGVVRRLLEAKKHDAIIALGVIIRGQTPHFEYVSGNTSKALMEMASEGKIPVIFGIITADDVEQAIDRAGVKNGNKGYEAVLTAVEMANLYKQMNHGK from the coding sequence ATGCCTATCTACGAAGGTAAACTTACCGCAAAGGGCATGCGCCTGGCCCTGGTCGTGGGCAAATTTAATTCTTTCATAGGCGACAAACTGGTAAGCGGTGCTCTCAATGCCTTTGAACAACTCGAGGGCGACCCCAATGCTGTTGATATTTATAAGGTCCCCGGAAGTTATGAAATTCCCGGCGTCGTCCGAAGATTACTCGAGGCAAAAAAACATGATGCCATCATCGCGTTAGGGGTTATCATCCGTGGCCAAACCCCTCACTTTGAGTATGTCTCGGGCAACACCTCCAAAGCCCTGATGGAAATGGCAAGTGAGGGCAAAATCCCTGTCATATTTGGTATAATTACAGCTGATGACGTCGAACAGGCCATTGACCGCGCCGGCGTCAAAAACGGCAACAAGGGTTACGAGGCTGTTCTCACAGCCGTAGAAATGGCCAACCTCTACAAACAGATGAACCATGGAAAATAA
- a CDS encoding sugar phosphate nucleotidyltransferase, with protein MISVILAGGSGTRLWPYSRQNFPKQFLTLTGDKSLLQMTAERLSSISSPENIYVVAGEQYRFTIADHLCQLFGCEFHNMILEPMGRNTAPAIALTVKYLLEKGYDTETLVFFSPSDHVIEPVKAFRDAVLSVEKEAQDHIVTFGIVPEMVMDIELGNEVLLKNPPERPPKNILRVATTCGMQGCFCSLSR; from the coding sequence ATGATTTCTGTTATTCTTGCAGGCGGAAGCGGTACACGACTCTGGCCTTATTCAAGACAGAATTTTCCCAAACAGTTTCTTACTCTCACAGGAGACAAAAGCCTTCTTCAGATGACAGCGGAACGTTTAAGCAGCATTTCCTCTCCTGAAAACATTTATGTAGTAGCAGGAGAGCAGTACCGCTTTACCATTGCCGATCATCTCTGCCAGCTCTTTGGTTGCGAATTTCACAATATGATTCTCGAACCCATGGGAAGAAACACTGCCCCAGCCATAGCTCTCACCGTAAAATACCTTCTTGAAAAAGGCTACGATACAGAAACACTAGTTTTCTTTTCCCCTTCGGATCATGTGATAGAACCAGTAAAAGCCTTTCGTGATGCTGTGCTCTCTGTTGAAAAAGAAGCTCAAGACCACATTGTCACTTTCGGGATTGTTCCTGAGATGGTTATGGATATTGAGCTCGGAAATGAGGTTTTGTTGAAAAACCCTCCAGAGAGACCGCCCAAAAATATCTTGAGAGTGGCAACTACATGTGGAATGCAGGGATGTTTTTGTTCTCTCTCAAGGTGA